The following are encoded in a window of Hippoglossus hippoglossus isolate fHipHip1 chromosome 23, fHipHip1.pri, whole genome shotgun sequence genomic DNA:
- the LOC117757049 gene encoding CD9 antigen-like isoform X1 — translation MAALSSWEMCVKYALFIFNFVFWLAGSGVLAVGLWLRFDTRTAGLFEGEDSPTVFFTGVYILIAAGALMMVVGFLGCCGAIKESPCMLGLFFLFLLLIFAVEVAAGTWGLSNKDRVVEDVTEFYKQTYSNYVQTKQEALKETLRLIHFGLNCCGPTGTVIAAAKDTCPDKEGLIVTSCPNAIDEMFNTKLHIIGGVGIGIGIIMIFGMIFSMMLCCAIKRSRDFV, via the exons TTGGCAGGTTCTGGAGTCCTGGCTGTGGGTCTGTGGCTGCGGTTTGACACCAGGACGGCAGGACTGTTTGAAGGAGAGGACTCGCCCACCGTCTTCTTCACCG GTGTGTACATCCTGATCGCCGCGGGGGCTCTGATGATGGTCGTCGGCTTCCTCGGATGCTGCGGCGCCATCAAGGAGTCGCCGTGCATGCTGGGACTG ttcttcctcttcctgctcctcatcTTCGCCGTGGAGGTGGCTGCTGGGACCTGGGGCCTCTCCAACAAAGACCGg GTGGTGGAGGACGTCACAGAGTTTTATAAACAGACGTATTCCAACTACGTACAAACCAAACAAGAAGctctgaaggagacgctgcgtcTCATCCACTTCGGA TTGAACTGCTGTGGTCCGACTGGGACGGTGATCGCTGCGGCCAAAGACACCTGCCCTGACAAGGAGGGACTCATCGTCACG AGTTGCCCAAACGCCATCGACGAGATGTTCAACACCAAACTGCACATCATCGGTGGAGTCGGCATCGGCATCGGAATCATCATG aTCTTCGGGATGATCTTCAGCATGATGCTCTGCTGCGCCATCAAGAGATCCAGAGACTTCGTCTGA
- the LOC117757049 gene encoding CD9 antigen-like isoform X2 yields MGGLQCVKYLLFVFNLLFWLAGSGVLAVGLWLRFDTRTAGLFEGEDSPTVFFTGVYILIAAGALMMVVGFLGCCGAIKESPCMLGLFFLFLLLIFAVEVAAGTWGLSNKDRVVEDVTEFYKQTYSNYVQTKQEALKETLRLIHFGLNCCGPTGTVIAAAKDTCPDKEGLIVTSCPNAIDEMFNTKLHIIGGVGIGIGIIMIFGMIFSMMLCCAIKRSRDFV; encoded by the exons ATGGGGGGACTTCAGTGCGTCAAATACCTGCTGTTTGTCTTCAACCTTCTCTTCTGG TTGGCAGGTTCTGGAGTCCTGGCTGTGGGTCTGTGGCTGCGGTTTGACACCAGGACGGCAGGACTGTTTGAAGGAGAGGACTCGCCCACCGTCTTCTTCACCG GTGTGTACATCCTGATCGCCGCGGGGGCTCTGATGATGGTCGTCGGCTTCCTCGGATGCTGCGGCGCCATCAAGGAGTCGCCGTGCATGCTGGGACTG ttcttcctcttcctgctcctcatcTTCGCCGTGGAGGTGGCTGCTGGGACCTGGGGCCTCTCCAACAAAGACCGg GTGGTGGAGGACGTCACAGAGTTTTATAAACAGACGTATTCCAACTACGTACAAACCAAACAAGAAGctctgaaggagacgctgcgtcTCATCCACTTCGGA TTGAACTGCTGTGGTCCGACTGGGACGGTGATCGCTGCGGCCAAAGACACCTGCCCTGACAAGGAGGGACTCATCGTCACG AGTTGCCCAAACGCCATCGACGAGATGTTCAACACCAAACTGCACATCATCGGTGGAGTCGGCATCGGCATCGGAATCATCATG aTCTTCGGGATGATCTTCAGCATGATGCTCTGCTGCGCCATCAAGAGATCCAGAGACTTCGTCTGA